In Spirochaeta thermophila DSM 6578, the following proteins share a genomic window:
- a CDS encoding type I 3-dehydroquinate dehydratase, with the protein MRGGVCLSLTGRTKEEAEEQLARWREKVDLVEVRADCMDESAWEGLGEWASGLGLPAILTLRSDRDGGFFEGTEDVHDEALGELVRQGGWAYVDVEAWAADWLVDEVRRRGMHVIRSRHVMDGVPEDLEHWMVETAGQGLVPKAACMLGGTEDLLRLVRLHRRITAEGLPPGSYILLGMGPYGVPSRILSLAWGSLLTFSSDPGRTAAPGHLDPGVMADLYRVRELSESTVLFGVIGNPVLHSRSPHLHNPVYRREGMDAVYLPIQVDDLTSFMDLADELSLQGLSVTIPHKEGVIPFLTVRDPVVQAVGSCNTMVRRDGGWFGTSTDVEGFLRPLREEIARGGDPVMKAAVVLGAGGAARAVVYGLVQEGFRVLVLNRTEERARVLAEEFGVDWGALSPESAERMREFRGLIVQTTSVGMEGKEPASPVPWYRFEGDEICYDIVYTPRITPFLEAARRAGCRIITGDRMLEAQAEEQMRLFAARYRELRG; encoded by the coding sequence ATGAGGGGCGGCGTCTGTCTTTCTCTCACCGGGAGGACCAAGGAAGAGGCAGAGGAACAGCTCGCCCGCTGGCGGGAGAAAGTGGACCTGGTGGAGGTGCGGGCTGATTGCATGGACGAGAGCGCGTGGGAGGGGCTGGGGGAGTGGGCGTCCGGTCTCGGTCTCCCGGCGATCCTCACGCTCAGGTCCGACAGGGACGGTGGATTCTTCGAGGGCACGGAGGACGTACACGACGAGGCCCTGGGGGAGCTCGTCCGCCAAGGGGGATGGGCGTATGTGGACGTGGAGGCGTGGGCGGCCGACTGGCTGGTGGACGAGGTCCGGCGGCGTGGGATGCACGTGATACGATCGCGGCACGTGATGGATGGGGTGCCGGAGGACCTCGAGCACTGGATGGTCGAGACGGCAGGCCAGGGGCTCGTCCCCAAGGCGGCGTGCATGCTCGGGGGCACGGAGGACCTGCTCCGGCTCGTGCGGCTCCATCGGCGCATCACTGCGGAGGGGCTTCCCCCCGGTTCCTACATCCTCCTCGGCATGGGGCCCTATGGTGTGCCCTCACGGATCCTCTCCCTCGCATGGGGGAGTCTCCTCACCTTCTCCTCTGATCCGGGAAGGACCGCGGCGCCGGGACACCTCGACCCCGGCGTCATGGCGGATCTCTACCGGGTGCGGGAACTCTCCGAATCCACGGTGCTCTTCGGCGTGATCGGAAACCCGGTGCTCCATTCCCGCTCTCCGCACCTCCACAACCCTGTGTACCGGAGGGAGGGGATGGATGCGGTGTATCTTCCCATCCAGGTGGATGACCTTACGTCGTTCATGGACCTCGCCGACGAGCTTTCCCTCCAGGGCCTTTCGGTGACCATCCCCCACAAGGAGGGGGTGATTCCCTTCTTGACCGTCCGCGACCCCGTGGTCCAGGCGGTGGGCTCGTGCAACACCATGGTGAGGAGGGACGGCGGGTGGTTCGGGACGAGCACGGACGTGGAGGGGTTTCTCCGGCCGCTTCGCGAGGAGATCGCTCGGGGTGGGGACCCCGTGATGAAGGCGGCGGTGGTGCTGGGGGCGGGGGGGGCCGCCCGTGCGGTGGTGTACGGACTCGTCCAGGAAGGGTTCAGGGTCCTCGTCCTCAATCGCACGGAGGAGCGGGCGCGGGTCCTCGCCGAGGAGTTCGGGGTGGACTGGGGGGCCCTTTCCCCTGAGAGTGCGGAGCGCATGAGGGAGTTCAGGGGGCTCATCGTCCAGACCACGAGTGTGGGTATGGAGGGAAAGGAACCGGCCAGCCCTGTCCCGTGGTATCGTTTCGAGGGCGACGAGATCTGCTACGACATCGTCTATACCCCTCGCATCACCCCCTTTCTCGAAGCTGCCCGGCGGGCGGGATGCCGGATCATCACGGGCGACAGGATGCTCGAGGCACAGGCCGAGGAACAGATGAGGCTCTTCGCCGCCCGATACAGGGAGTTGCGGGGGTAG
- the rsmG gene encoding 16S rRNA (guanine(527)-N(7))-methyltransferase RsmG, with protein sequence MQDPASLLDRGLALLGLSPTPSQRAALLSYLHLLAEWGSRIDLVADPSPEALVVHLLDSLAPLPHLRAFLSSPLADLGSGAGLPGIPLAIMNPHLEVLLVEAREKRAVFLEHVLLSVDLARCTVLHARLEDLPLHVPCAVARAFLPLSPGTLPLYLHPLSPGAHLLLYKGRLETAQEEARLLRPHFEEVEAVPVSVPFLDTPRSLIAARGRLPV encoded by the coding sequence ATGCAGGATCCCGCCTCCCTCCTCGACCGCGGGCTCGCCCTCCTCGGCCTCTCGCCCACCCCCTCCCAGCGCGCCGCCCTCCTCTCCTACCTCCACCTCCTCGCCGAGTGGGGCTCTCGCATCGATCTGGTCGCCGACCCTTCGCCCGAGGCCCTCGTGGTCCACCTGCTGGACTCCCTCGCTCCCCTCCCTCACCTCCGCGCGTTCCTCTCCTCCCCCCTCGCCGACCTGGGGAGCGGTGCGGGCCTTCCGGGCATCCCTCTCGCCATCATGAACCCCCACCTGGAGGTCCTCCTCGTGGAGGCACGCGAGAAGCGGGCCGTGTTCCTCGAGCACGTCCTCCTCTCCGTCGACCTCGCGCGGTGCACCGTCCTCCACGCCCGCCTCGAAGACCTCCCGCTTCACGTACCCTGTGCCGTTGCGCGCGCCTTTCTCCCCCTCTCGCCCGGCACCCTCCCCCTCTACCTCCACCCCCTCTCCCCCGGTGCACACCTCCTCCTCTACAAGGGGAGGCTCGAGACCGCGCAGGAGGAGGCCCGCCTGCTCCGCCCTCATTTCGAGGAGGTGGAAGCCGTTCCAGTTTCGGTCCCGTTCCTGGATACGCCCCGCAGCCTCATCGCAGCCAGGGGCAGACTTCCCGTGTGA
- a CDS encoding saccharopine dehydrogenase family protein, which translates to MARVLIIGAGGVGRVATHKCAQYPEIFSEIMLASRTVSKCEKIASEIERPIRTAQVDADYPEQVQALIKDFKPDIVINVALPYQNMAIMEACLQEGVHYVDTAAYEPKDEKSFSYDWQLKAYKEPYRRQGLVGLLGCGFDPGVTNVYVAYAVKHYFDEIHELEIVDVNAGDHGLPFATNFNPEVNIREITLPARHWEGGEFKVTPPLSEKRDFECPEGLGTYPVYLMYHEELETLVRNFPTIKKATFWMKFSDEYLQTLRTLQKIGMTSIEPVDLGPVKISPLDFLRKILPDPAELGPRTKGKTCIGNIMTGVKDGKKRKIFIYNICDHQEAYKETGAQAVSYTAGVPPVLGAALVLDGAWKKPGVYTPEEFDPDPFMERIGEYGLPWKLVELDPEA; encoded by the coding sequence ATGGCACGGGTGCTCATCATCGGGGCAGGCGGTGTAGGACGTGTGGCCACGCACAAGTGTGCGCAGTATCCTGAGATCTTCTCCGAGATCATGCTCGCGAGCAGGACGGTCTCGAAGTGCGAGAAGATCGCCAGCGAGATCGAGAGGCCCATTCGCACCGCCCAGGTTGATGCGGACTACCCGGAACAGGTGCAGGCGCTCATCAAGGACTTCAAGCCCGACATCGTGATCAACGTGGCGCTTCCCTATCAGAACATGGCCATCATGGAGGCCTGCCTGCAAGAGGGCGTGCACTACGTGGATACGGCGGCGTACGAACCGAAGGATGAGAAGTCCTTCTCCTACGACTGGCAGCTCAAGGCGTACAAGGAACCGTACCGAAGGCAGGGGCTCGTGGGCCTTCTTGGCTGCGGGTTCGACCCAGGGGTGACCAACGTGTACGTGGCCTATGCCGTAAAGCACTACTTCGACGAGATACACGAACTCGAGATCGTGGACGTGAATGCCGGTGACCACGGTCTTCCCTTCGCCACCAACTTCAACCCCGAGGTGAACATACGGGAGATCACCCTCCCGGCCCGCCACTGGGAGGGTGGGGAGTTCAAGGTGACCCCTCCGCTCTCGGAGAAGAGGGACTTCGAGTGTCCGGAAGGACTGGGCACCTACCCGGTCTACCTCATGTACCACGAGGAGCTCGAGACCCTGGTGCGGAACTTCCCCACGATCAAGAAGGCCACCTTCTGGATGAAGTTCTCGGACGAGTACCTCCAGACCCTGCGGACCCTCCAGAAGATCGGCATGACGAGCATCGAGCCGGTGGACCTCGGGCCGGTGAAGATCTCCCCGCTCGACTTCCTGAGGAAGATCCTCCCCGATCCTGCGGAGCTCGGGCCTCGTACCAAGGGGAAGACCTGTATCGGGAACATCATGACCGGGGTCAAGGACGGCAAGAAGCGGAAGATCTTCATCTACAATATCTGTGACCACCAGGAGGCGTACAAGGAAACGGGAGCCCAGGCGGTGAGCTACACCGCGGGCGTGCCTCCCGTGCTTGGCGCCGCCCTCGTCCTCGATGGGGCCTGGAAGAAGCCGGGGGTGTACACCCCTGAGGAGTTCGACCCCGATCCCTTCATGGAGCGGATCGGCGAGTACGGCCTTCCCTGGAAGCTGGTGGAGCTGGATCCCGAGGCATGA
- a CDS encoding putative bifunctional diguanylate cyclase/phosphodiesterase, whose amino-acid sequence MTLSEVEQTLRDHGVPEDVLQHILKTLVVAKRTKDALEKLKEEYRQVRRLVDQSPDTGLPVRKGLEQDFSRLREEASREGKKLALFLIRLDEKYERIENSRDRSRVLLFKTARRIRRVLPGLYQGDRPEEFLGARLVSGDEEAVSLGKEISDVVMVPQDPPAEDIQFGCYVGIVLFPDHGEEWPALFEMLHIAVAEAMREKERAVLYTGDIGRRHFEEELVLEHMRRVLRDGFEEFHLAYQPIVDRSLSIVGAEALIRWDNPALGSVSPARFIPLAESTGDIMAIGQWVLYRACKQLSLWHARGFRDLFISVNLSPPQFKLHDLAFRVAGILKSLAFEGRFLKLEVTEGVLMDHPEEAVEKMNELRAMGVKLCIDDFGTGYSSLGYLRRFPFDTLKIDRSFVVGVEDDPSLQGIVRAIIGVAGALGISTLAEGVENERQLDFLMAEGCEMFQGFYFARPVPPEEFERLLREGVRVARA is encoded by the coding sequence ATGACGCTCTCCGAGGTGGAACAGACCCTCAGGGATCACGGGGTCCCCGAGGACGTGCTCCAGCACATCCTGAAGACCCTGGTGGTGGCGAAACGGACGAAAGACGCCCTCGAGAAACTCAAGGAGGAGTATCGCCAGGTGAGGCGTCTGGTGGATCAGAGCCCCGATACGGGGCTCCCCGTGCGGAAGGGGCTGGAACAGGATTTCTCGCGACTCAGGGAGGAGGCCTCCCGTGAGGGGAAGAAGCTCGCCCTCTTCCTGATTCGGCTCGACGAGAAGTACGAGCGCATAGAGAACAGCAGGGACAGGAGCAGGGTTCTCCTCTTCAAGACCGCCCGTCGCATAAGGAGGGTGCTCCCCGGGCTCTACCAGGGAGACAGGCCGGAGGAGTTCCTGGGAGCGCGGCTCGTGAGCGGGGACGAGGAGGCGGTGAGCCTGGGCAAGGAGATCTCGGATGTGGTGATGGTGCCCCAGGACCCTCCGGCGGAGGACATCCAGTTCGGCTGCTATGTGGGGATCGTGCTCTTCCCCGATCACGGGGAGGAGTGGCCCGCCCTCTTCGAGATGCTCCACATTGCCGTCGCCGAGGCGATGCGGGAGAAGGAGCGCGCGGTCCTCTACACGGGGGACATCGGTCGACGGCACTTCGAGGAGGAACTGGTGCTCGAACACATGCGCCGGGTCCTCAGGGATGGGTTCGAGGAGTTCCACCTCGCCTACCAGCCCATCGTGGACAGGTCTCTCTCCATCGTGGGAGCCGAGGCCCTCATACGGTGGGACAATCCCGCATTGGGGAGTGTCTCGCCGGCCCGGTTCATACCCCTCGCTGAGTCCACGGGGGATATCATGGCGATCGGACAATGGGTGCTCTACCGCGCCTGCAAGCAGCTCTCACTCTGGCACGCCCGGGGCTTCAGGGACCTCTTCATCTCGGTGAACCTCTCGCCACCGCAGTTCAAGCTCCACGATCTCGCCTTCCGGGTGGCCGGGATCCTCAAGTCCCTCGCCTTCGAAGGCAGGTTCCTCAAGCTGGAGGTGACCGAGGGGGTGCTCATGGATCATCCCGAAGAGGCTGTGGAGAAGATGAACGAGCTTCGGGCCATGGGGGTGAAGTTGTGCATCGATGACTTCGGTACGGGGTATTCGTCGCTCGGGTACCTGCGCCGGTTTCCCTTCGATACCCTCAAGATAGACAGGTCGTTCGTCGTGGGGGTGGAGGACGACCCCTCGCTGCAGGGTATCGTCCGGGCCATTATCGGGGTGGCGGGGGCGCTGGGGATCAGCACCCTTGCCGAGGGGGTGGAGAACGAACGGCAGCTCGACTTTCTCATGGCCGAGGGATGCGAGATGTTCCAGGGGTTCTACTTCGCGAGACCGGTGCCGCCCGAGGAGTTCGAGCGGCTTCTCAGGGAAGGGGTCCGGGTCGCTCGGGCTTGA
- the mnmE gene encoding tRNA uridine-5-carboxymethylaminomethyl(34) synthesis GTPase MnmE, protein MYRLDDRIVALATPWGRSAIAVIRASGAGCLEALDPLFRGRKTPSSMRGYSLAHGALVDPGTGEMLDEVLLAVFRAPHSYTGEDAAEISCHGSPAGVERIMRTLRAHGFRAAEPGEFTLRAFLNGKLDLTEAEAVHEVVSARTANAHTLALHRLEGRLRARIDAIKEKIASVVAEVEVQLDYPEEDVEHPVSAHLIQEASHEVDGLLATYRVGRLYREGVRVVLAGRTNAGKSSLFNLFMREDRAIVSEVHGTTRDYLEGWISLKGVPVLLYDTAGIRDGGDPVEAEGIRRTREILSHADAVIYLVDGTEGLSEGEEALIAELGAERPLIPVWNKVDASAVLPPPEGFIPLSCRTGEGFARLEETLHRVFPEAEGGGAEVVIDSERQRDALVRCRDSLEGGLDALSRGAPLDALAVYLHDAMEALGEITGEVTREDILERIFSCFCVGK, encoded by the coding sequence ATGTATCGACTCGATGATCGTATCGTGGCACTCGCCACGCCGTGGGGGAGGAGCGCCATCGCGGTGATCAGGGCCTCCGGTGCCGGATGCCTCGAGGCGCTCGATCCGCTCTTCAGGGGGAGGAAGACGCCTTCCTCCATGAGAGGCTACTCCCTCGCCCATGGGGCCCTCGTGGATCCCGGGACCGGTGAGATGCTGGACGAGGTGCTCCTCGCGGTGTTCAGGGCGCCTCACAGCTATACGGGGGAGGATGCGGCGGAGATATCCTGTCACGGCAGCCCCGCCGGAGTGGAGCGGATCATGCGGACCTTGCGCGCCCATGGGTTTCGGGCCGCCGAGCCTGGGGAGTTCACCTTGAGGGCCTTCCTCAACGGGAAGCTGGATCTCACCGAGGCGGAGGCGGTGCACGAGGTCGTTTCGGCTCGCACGGCGAACGCGCACACCCTCGCCCTTCACCGGCTGGAGGGGAGGCTCCGGGCGCGCATCGATGCGATAAAGGAGAAGATCGCTTCCGTAGTGGCCGAGGTGGAGGTGCAACTCGACTACCCGGAGGAGGACGTCGAGCACCCGGTGAGCGCCCACCTCATCCAGGAGGCATCGCACGAGGTGGACGGGTTGCTCGCCACGTATCGGGTGGGAAGGCTCTACCGGGAGGGGGTCCGTGTGGTGCTCGCCGGAAGGACCAACGCGGGAAAGTCCTCGCTCTTCAACCTCTTCATGAGGGAGGACCGGGCCATCGTCTCGGAGGTGCACGGTACCACGCGCGACTACCTCGAAGGATGGATCTCGCTCAAGGGTGTGCCGGTGCTCCTCTACGACACTGCGGGGATCCGCGACGGGGGGGATCCCGTGGAAGCGGAGGGGATCCGGCGGACGAGGGAGATCCTCTCCCATGCGGACGCGGTGATCTATCTGGTGGACGGCACGGAGGGCCTCTCCGAGGGGGAGGAAGCGCTCATCGCGGAGTTGGGTGCAGAGCGGCCCTTGATCCCGGTGTGGAACAAGGTGGATGCCTCGGCCGTGCTCCCCCCGCCGGAGGGGTTCATCCCACTGAGCTGTCGTACGGGTGAGGGCTTTGCCCGGCTCGAGGAGACCCTCCATCGTGTCTTCCCCGAGGCGGAGGGGGGAGGAGCCGAGGTGGTGATCGATTCCGAGCGGCAGAGGGATGCCCTCGTGCGCTGCAGGGACTCCCTCGAGGGGGGGCTCGATGCCCTCTCCCGGGGAGCGCCGCTCGACGCCCTTGCCGTGTACCTCCACGACGCCATGGAGGCCCTCGGAGAGATCACGGGCGAGGTGACCCGCGAGGACATCCTGGAACGGATCTTCTCGTGTTTCTGTGTGGGAAAGTGA
- the mnmG gene encoding tRNA uridine-5-carboxymethylaminomethyl(34) synthesis enzyme MnmG translates to MDADVIVIGGGHAGIEAALAASRLGCTTLLITQLLDTIGKMSCNPAVGGLAKGNIVREVDALGGEMGRLIDRTMIQFRMLNRSRGPAVQCPRAQADKQAYAQRAKWSLEQQKGLFLFQDTVVDFVLDEAGREIRGVVTERGRRFHARKVVLTTGTFMEAKIFIGEYETPGGRLGEPAACGLGGVLRRLGFTVGRLKTGTPARVLRSSLDFSKMQEQPGDEEIIPFSFSHDTLEVRQVPCYITFTTPETHRIIRENLHRSPLYGGRIVGRGPRYCPSLEDKVVRFPDRDRHQVFVEPEGLSTEEMYLNGISSSLPEEVQEAFIHTIPGLEHAVIMRPGYAVEYDYVEPTQLYPTLETKRIRGLYIAGQTNGTSGYEEAGGQGLVAGINAALACRGEPPLVLGRDEAYIGVLIDDLVTKGTKEPYRMFTSRAEYRLALRHDTADIRLLEKAYRIGLQSREMFDRLQEKIHVLDAIKELLRQRRLTQEEAERRGLPQLAPHVGKPLYQVLKDPRVTLDDLAFLVPELSKYPRPWVRTAEIDVKYEGYLLREQQMVEKFRKMEDMRIPDHFDYSEVEGLSSEAREKLSTIRPLSLGQASRISGIRSSDIAVLMVYLSRSRKAQ, encoded by the coding sequence ATGGACGCTGATGTCATCGTCATAGGGGGCGGCCATGCGGGGATAGAGGCCGCCCTGGCGGCGAGCAGGTTGGGATGTACTACCCTGCTCATCACGCAGCTCTTGGACACCATCGGAAAGATGTCCTGCAATCCGGCCGTCGGGGGACTCGCCAAGGGGAACATCGTGCGCGAGGTGGATGCCCTGGGCGGCGAGATGGGACGGCTCATCGACCGGACCATGATCCAGTTCCGTATGCTCAACAGGAGCAGGGGACCGGCGGTCCAGTGCCCCCGGGCGCAGGCGGACAAACAGGCCTATGCGCAGCGTGCCAAGTGGAGCCTCGAGCAGCAGAAGGGGCTCTTCCTCTTCCAGGACACGGTGGTGGACTTCGTGCTCGACGAGGCGGGAAGGGAGATCCGCGGGGTGGTGACCGAACGCGGGAGACGATTCCATGCGAGGAAGGTGGTCCTCACCACAGGGACCTTCATGGAGGCGAAGATCTTCATCGGTGAGTACGAGACGCCGGGGGGAAGGCTCGGCGAGCCGGCCGCGTGTGGACTGGGGGGCGTGCTCCGCCGTCTCGGGTTCACCGTGGGGAGGCTCAAGACGGGAACCCCTGCCCGGGTCCTTCGAAGCTCCCTCGACTTCTCCAAGATGCAGGAACAGCCCGGTGACGAGGAGATCATCCCCTTCTCCTTCTCCCATGACACCCTCGAGGTCCGTCAGGTCCCCTGCTACATCACCTTTACCACGCCCGAGACCCACAGGATCATCAGGGAGAACCTCCATAGGTCGCCCCTCTACGGCGGGAGGATCGTGGGGAGGGGGCCGAGGTACTGCCCTTCCCTCGAGGACAAGGTGGTGCGGTTCCCCGACCGGGACAGGCATCAGGTGTTCGTGGAGCCCGAGGGACTCTCGACCGAGGAGATGTACCTGAACGGCATTTCATCCTCGCTCCCCGAGGAGGTGCAGGAGGCCTTCATCCACACCATCCCCGGACTGGAGCATGCCGTCATCATGCGCCCCGGGTATGCCGTGGAGTACGACTACGTGGAGCCCACCCAGCTCTATCCCACGTTGGAGACCAAGCGCATACGGGGACTCTACATCGCAGGTCAGACCAACGGCACCTCGGGGTACGAGGAGGCGGGAGGCCAGGGGCTCGTCGCGGGGATCAACGCCGCACTCGCGTGCAGGGGAGAGCCCCCCCTCGTCCTGGGGAGGGACGAGGCCTACATAGGGGTGCTCATTGATGATCTGGTCACCAAGGGGACGAAGGAGCCCTATCGGATGTTCACCTCGCGCGCCGAGTACCGTCTCGCCCTGCGTCACGACACGGCCGACATCCGTCTCCTGGAGAAGGCCTACAGGATCGGTCTGCAATCCCGCGAGATGTTCGACCGACTACAGGAGAAGATCCATGTCCTCGATGCGATAAAGGAACTCCTCCGTCAGCGCCGGCTCACCCAGGAAGAGGCCGAGCGGCGGGGGCTCCCCCAGCTCGCCCCCCACGTGGGCAAGCCGCTCTACCAGGTGCTCAAGGATCCCCGTGTCACGCTGGACGATCTGGCCTTCCTCGTACCCGAACTCTCGAAGTATCCCCGCCCGTGGGTGCGGACCGCCGAGATCGACGTGAAGTACGAGGGGTATCTCCTCAGGGAACAGCAGATGGTGGAGAAGTTCAGGAAGATGGAGGACATGAGGATCCCCGACCACTTCGACTACTCGGAGGTGGAGGGCCTTTCCTCCGAGGCGAGGGAGAAGCTCTCGACGATACGCCCCCTCTCCCTGGGACAGGCCTCGCGCATCTCGGGGATCCGAAGTTCCGACATCGCGGTCCTCATGGTGTATCTCTCCCGGTCGAGGAAGGCCCAGTGA
- a CDS encoding DUF6175 family protein, with product MRKVSTVGGAVFLLVFGILLTAGCASQRASGGAPAQAPRDVVEAHGEGATLGEALSAAKVDAIRRGVIVLLGPEVEQAHRARLEEVLYRTSNPNAFLHMETLETLRKENVGSIDEPRYVYDLRVRVKLDAIEQVLDANGIPGGSEAPAAEAPRPSTGEVQGTASGGAGLTPEEQHFLEQYLERLTYMVYFSEDSKEDPFLMKAAVSMANSYLASQGFSLIDIDQIERLKEEQRMVYEEETGEAVSIIQWIAQRLNADVYLEIDAVTEGETKGENHYGSAKVTVKIFDPSTGALLGSVPYSSPRTFSRVSQFDAVSNALQSTIYKAMPVAVGQAKQLLARAYSRGIRYDLVLEGTPDARVVAAFRAALRKKERVKDIQTVYQTREETKFAVYFLGRTEELEELVYEVADTVAGLEYLEPVLIRGKSLTFNTGLE from the coding sequence ATGAGAAAGGTGTCGACCGTAGGTGGGGCCGTCTTCCTGTTGGTCTTCGGGATCCTCCTGACCGCGGGGTGTGCCTCGCAGCGCGCCTCGGGTGGTGCTCCGGCCCAGGCCCCCCGCGACGTGGTGGAGGCCCACGGAGAGGGGGCGACCCTCGGGGAGGCGCTCTCTGCCGCGAAGGTGGATGCGATCAGACGAGGGGTGATCGTCCTTCTCGGACCGGAGGTGGAGCAGGCACACAGGGCCAGGCTCGAAGAGGTGCTCTATCGCACGAGCAACCCGAACGCCTTCCTCCACATGGAGACGCTCGAGACCCTCAGAAAGGAGAACGTGGGGAGTATCGACGAGCCTCGATACGTGTACGATCTGAGGGTGCGGGTGAAGCTCGACGCGATCGAGCAGGTGCTCGATGCGAACGGGATACCGGGTGGGTCCGAAGCCCCGGCTGCCGAAGCCCCTCGACCTTCCACGGGAGAGGTGCAGGGGACTGCATCCGGAGGGGCCGGTTTGACGCCTGAGGAACAACACTTCCTCGAACAGTATCTCGAGCGGCTCACCTACATGGTATACTTCTCCGAGGACTCGAAGGAGGACCCGTTCCTCATGAAGGCGGCAGTCTCCATGGCGAACAGCTACCTGGCCTCGCAGGGCTTCTCGCTCATCGACATCGATCAGATCGAGCGGCTCAAGGAGGAGCAGCGCATGGTCTACGAGGAGGAGACCGGCGAGGCGGTGTCCATCATCCAGTGGATCGCCCAGCGGCTGAATGCCGATGTCTACCTCGAGATCGACGCGGTCACCGAGGGGGAGACGAAGGGCGAGAACCACTACGGGAGCGCCAAGGTCACCGTCAAGATCTTCGACCCGTCGACGGGTGCGCTCCTTGGTTCGGTTCCCTACAGCAGCCCTCGGACGTTCAGCCGGGTCTCGCAGTTCGACGCCGTCTCCAACGCCCTCCAGTCCACCATCTACAAGGCCATGCCCGTGGCGGTGGGGCAGGCGAAGCAGCTCCTCGCCAGGGCCTACAGCCGGGGGATCCGTTACGACCTGGTGCTCGAGGGTACGCCCGATGCGAGGGTGGTGGCGGCCTTCAGGGCGGCCTTGCGGAAAAAGGAACGGGTGAAGGACATCCAGACCGTGTATCAGACCAGAGAAGAGACGAAGTTTGCGGTATATTTTCTAGGGAGAACGGAGGAGCTCGAGGAGCTCGTCTACGAGGTGGCGGATACCGTCGCGGGCCTCGAGTACCTCGAGCCCGTGTTGATACGAGGAAAGTCGTTGACTTTCAACACCGGACTGGAATGA
- a CDS encoding tetratricopeptide repeat protein produces MGALPLLLPAAIVLIGLVILAVYFNLYVLSDPEKKAERKKRRDRQAILKKAQRRLAQNPRDPEALVVLAEAYFEDQEWEKALKLYQVLAEGVTDRTKVDEYEVQVRRGVCAFRLGRHEEAYQAFAVAYSLKPEAFEVRFHMGALEYLRGAYEHAVKLLSAAAAQQPEHPETRRYLSLALHRSGKYKEALPSIRAILNEMPDDKELLFAYADCLANLGQKEQALSIFTHLRVDEQWGPQACFRAGLINLGLHRYERAIKDLEIGVRHRGMDNQLRLEMEYRLAQAYIHQKEIRKAVEHLRAVQRTNPHYKDVEALLKKYGELQQNQNLQTYLLASPPDFLTLCRKLVVAFFPGAYVRILNMSIERSEYADLLCEVETSQWQDTVLFRFVRTTGTTGELAVRDFHARLKETRADRGICVSAGSFSDEAKRFVEARLIDLVGKEDLMGYLRKVDSLNPV; encoded by the coding sequence ATGGGTGCGCTTCCTCTCCTGCTTCCCGCGGCCATCGTACTCATCGGCCTGGTGATACTGGCCGTGTATTTCAACCTCTATGTCCTCTCCGACCCCGAGAAAAAGGCGGAGCGAAAGAAGAGGCGTGACAGGCAGGCGATCCTCAAGAAGGCCCAGCGAAGGCTCGCCCAGAACCCTCGTGATCCCGAGGCCCTCGTGGTACTCGCCGAGGCCTACTTCGAGGACCAGGAGTGGGAGAAGGCGCTGAAGCTCTACCAGGTGCTCGCCGAAGGGGTCACCGACAGGACCAAGGTCGACGAGTACGAGGTCCAGGTGCGAAGAGGGGTGTGCGCCTTCAGGCTGGGTCGCCACGAGGAGGCCTACCAGGCCTTCGCCGTGGCCTACAGCCTCAAGCCGGAGGCCTTCGAGGTGCGCTTCCACATGGGGGCGCTGGAGTACCTGAGGGGGGCCTACGAACATGCGGTGAAACTCCTCTCGGCCGCGGCGGCCCAGCAACCCGAACACCCCGAGACGAGGCGTTACCTCTCTCTCGCCCTCCACCGGAGCGGGAAATACAAGGAGGCCCTCCCCTCCATCAGGGCCATCCTCAACGAGATGCCCGACGACAAGGAGCTCCTCTTCGCCTATGCCGACTGTCTCGCGAACCTGGGCCAGAAGGAACAGGCCCTCTCCATCTTCACCCACCTCAGGGTGGATGAACAGTGGGGACCGCAGGCGTGCTTCAGGGCCGGACTGATCAACCTGGGTCTCCATAGGTACGAGCGGGCGATCAAGGACCTTGAGATAGGAGTCCGCCACCGCGGTATGGACAACCAGCTCAGGCTCGAGATGGAGTACCGGCTTGCACAGGCCTACATCCACCAGAAGGAGATCCGCAAGGCGGTGGAACACCTGAGGGCCGTCCAACGCACGAATCCGCACTACAAGGACGTGGAGGCCCTCCTCAAGAAGTACGGAGAGCTCCAGCAGAACCAGAACCTGCAGACATACCTCCTCGCCTCGCCGCCCGATTTCCTCACCCTCTGCAGGAAGCTGGTGGTGGCCTTCTTTCCCGGCGCATACGTACGGATCCTCAACATGAGCATAGAACGTTCCGAGTATGCGGACCTGCTCTGCGAGGTGGAGACGAGCCAGTGGCAGGATACGGTCCTCTTCCGCTTCGTCCGCACCACCGGGACCACCGGCGAGCTCGCGGTGCGGGACTTCCACGCCCGGCTCAAGGAGACGCGGGCGGACCGGGGCATCTGCGTGAGCGCAGGATCGTTCTCGGATGAGGCGAAGCGGTTCGTGGAGGCGAGGCTCATCGACCTGGTGGGGAAAGAGGATCTCATGGGCTATCTCAGGAAAGTGGACTCACTCAATCCCGTATGA